The Candidatus Planktophila sp. genome has a segment encoding these proteins:
- a CDS encoding FtsQ-type POTRA domain-containing protein: MKRHRLGIAIVILVFVATAYVLGWSTFFTVSSVEITGTKTLITTDIKVGERLARVEPRSIVAELERIKWIRSVEVSRNWITGKVSIAIVERTPIAIFNEQVIDEEGVSFLPINQSIQGLPHIQAMDIDAAITAANFFNSLPKDFADAITTIKVATGDSYSIEMSQGEKSIELLWGQDGENSLKIRVYKALIARPENFEIQRIDLSAPHAPIVK; this comes from the coding sequence ATGAAGCGACATCGTTTAGGCATTGCAATCGTAATTCTTGTATTTGTTGCGACCGCTTATGTATTAGGTTGGTCAACGTTTTTCACTGTGAGTTCTGTAGAAATTACTGGTACTAAAACCTTAATTACCACTGACATCAAAGTAGGAGAAAGGTTAGCTCGCGTAGAACCAAGATCTATCGTTGCCGAACTTGAAAGAATTAAGTGGATCAGAAGTGTGGAAGTTTCAAGAAATTGGATTACTGGGAAAGTGAGCATTGCCATAGTTGAGAGAACACCTATTGCAATATTTAATGAGCAAGTCATCGATGAAGAAGGCGTGAGTTTCCTCCCAATCAATCAAAGCATTCAGGGACTTCCACATATTCAGGCAATGGATATCGATGCAGCCATTACTGCCGCAAATTTCTTTAATTCATTGCCAAAAGATTTTGCCGATGCAATTACAACAATCAAAGTTGCGACGGGGGATTCATACTCAATCGAAATGAGTCAAGGTGAGAAATCCATTGAACTTTTGTGGGGACAGGATGGCGAAAACTCTTTAAAAATAAGGGTTTATAAAGCTCTGATAGCAAGACCCGAAAATTTTGAGATTCAACGAATCGATCTCTCAGCCCCTCATGCACCTATAGTGAAATAG
- the murC gene encoding UDP-N-acetylmuramate--L-alanine ligase, translating into MRPTLQSLIGKRLHFIGIGGAGMSGLARIALSHSIHVSGSDSTESSVVKALVALGAKISISHSAVNVEGADLVVYSSAISPSNPELIHSKELGIQTLPRAAALAVLMSESISVAVAGTHGKTTTSSMLAVALQACGADPSFAIGGTITASGSNAHRGTGKIFVAEADESDGSFIEYHPFAAIVTNVEHDHVDFFQTPEAVEKAFELFAATIKTGGFLTYCADDFGARALAEKLEMLTCISYGTGEDCDLRLDTIELLALRSSARAIWHGKSIGTINLQVPGHHNLLNAAAALATGLQLGFNAPDLLQGLYVFHGTGRRFEVKGTVHGVRVIDDYGHHPTEIDATLKAARRFADGGRLIVIFQPHRFTRTVAFAQRFADSLSKADRIIVLEIYAASEKPIMGVSSQLITELMENGEYIPNFVEVTDSVIDSAQPGDVIVTLGAGDVSSLGPIIVDGLIRRFG; encoded by the coding sequence ATGAGACCAACATTGCAATCTCTCATTGGAAAACGACTCCATTTTATTGGAATTGGCGGCGCGGGCATGAGTGGCTTAGCTCGAATCGCTCTATCACACTCTATTCATGTTAGTGGCTCTGATTCTACAGAATCCTCTGTTGTAAAAGCTTTGGTGGCACTCGGCGCAAAAATTTCAATCTCGCACTCGGCAGTCAATGTCGAAGGTGCAGACTTAGTCGTCTACTCGAGTGCGATTTCACCTAGCAATCCAGAACTCATCCATTCCAAGGAGTTAGGCATTCAAACCTTGCCTCGCGCCGCAGCACTAGCAGTATTAATGTCTGAATCAATTAGCGTTGCAGTTGCCGGGACGCACGGGAAAACAACAACTTCTTCGATGCTGGCCGTTGCCTTGCAAGCTTGTGGAGCCGATCCATCTTTTGCAATAGGCGGAACAATCACAGCATCTGGATCAAATGCACACCGTGGAACCGGGAAAATATTTGTTGCTGAGGCCGATGAGTCAGATGGCTCGTTTATTGAATACCATCCATTTGCTGCGATCGTTACAAACGTCGAGCATGATCACGTGGATTTTTTTCAAACACCAGAAGCTGTAGAAAAAGCATTTGAACTTTTCGCCGCAACTATAAAAACTGGTGGATTCTTGACCTACTGCGCTGATGACTTTGGTGCGAGGGCACTGGCAGAAAAGTTGGAGATGCTTACTTGTATCTCATATGGCACAGGCGAAGACTGCGACTTGCGTCTTGACACGATTGAACTGTTAGCTCTTCGCTCTAGTGCACGAGCAATTTGGCATGGAAAAAGTATTGGAACGATTAATTTGCAAGTTCCCGGACATCATAATCTGCTCAATGCCGCCGCCGCCCTTGCTACAGGCTTGCAACTTGGATTTAACGCACCCGATTTATTGCAGGGTTTATATGTATTCCATGGAACAGGTAGACGTTTTGAGGTTAAGGGTACTGTGCACGGAGTTCGAGTTATCGATGATTATGGACATCATCCAACGGAGATTGATGCGACCCTTAAAGCAGCACGCCGATTTGCCGATGGCGGACGTTTAATAGTCATATTCCAGCCTCACCGATTTACTCGTACAGTCGCATTTGCCCAGCGGTTTGCGGACTCACTTTCTAAGGCGGATCGGATAATAGTTTTAGAAATCTATGCAGCTAGCGAGAAACCCATTATGGGAGTTTCATCACAATTGATTACCGAATTAATGGAAAACGGTGAATACATACCAAATTTTGTCGAAGTTACCGATAGTGTCATCGACTCAGCACAACCTGGCGATGTCATTGTTACCTTAGGCGCAGGAGATGTTAGTTCTCTTGGTCCCATTATTGTCGATGGACTGATTCGACGCTTTGGATAA